TGCGGAAATGGTCCTTGTTGGAACTGCAAGACTGAGGTACCGCCAGCCCGCCTATGTCGGGGAGAAGATAGTTGCAAGGTCAAAGGTCGGGACCCATAAGGGCAATAAGTATGTTGTAAGTGTCCACAGCAGAATCGATGACAGGGAAGTTTTCGTCGGACGTTTTGTGGTGGTTGCAAAAGACCCTGCAGAGATGGCTTAATGGAGGCTAAGAGATGCTAATAGCAGTGGATGCAATGGGAGGCGACCATGCGCCGGAAGAACCGTGTCAGGGGGCGATCCTCGCGTGCAGGGAAAAACCTCATCTTTCTGTTGCGCTTCTCGGAGACAGCGAGAAGATAAAGCCGATAATAGAAAGAGCTGAGGCGAGTGTACGTTCACGTATCAGCATAGTTCATACAGATGAAGTCATAAATGGAGATGATTCTCCTTCCATTTCGATTCGCAGGAAAAAAAGGTCAAGCCTGGTTGTAGGTTTCGAGATGGTTAAATCGGGAGAAGCGGATGGGATCGTTTCATCTGGCAGCACAGGTGCAATAGCGGCAGGCGGCGTGCTTCTTCTGGGCCGTATTCCCGGGATCGATCGTCCAGGACTTGGCGCAATGCTTCCTGTACTCAACAGGACGACGCTTCTTATGGATGTAGGGGGAACTGTCCGTTGTAAACCAATAAATCTTTTGCAGTTTGCACAGATGGGTTCAATATATATGAAGCTTTTTAAAGGGGTCGAAAATCCTTCAGTAAGACTTCTCAGCAATGGAGAGGAACTTATCAAAGGAGATGAAGTAATCACGGTGGCACGCGAACTTATAGAGGCAAGCAGCCTGAACTTCGGGGGTTATGCGGAGGGCAAGGATATACCTAACGGCATTGCTGATGTTATAATCTGCGACGGGTTCACCGGAAATGTGATTATTAAATTTGGGGAAGGTCTTGGAGAGCTTCTTAATGATCTGTTCAAAGAAGAATATACAAACCACATTCTTCCTAAAGTAGGAGTTTTCTTTATGTGGCCTGCAATGAAAAGGGTGCTTGGCCGCTTTGACTGGGAAAAACAAGGCGGGTCGCCTGTTCTTGGAGTCAACGGAACTGTTATAAAAGTTCACGGACGTTCAAAATGCAAACCGATATCCTATGCGATTATCGGAGCGGCTAATTTTGCCGAACAACACGGGGTTGACCTGATAAGAGAAGGAATAGCAAGGAGTGGTATGGAATGAAGCTGATCGACGGCCGTTTCGCAATGATCGCTGGAACAGGTAAATATATTCCGGAACGAGTGATGAAAAATTCCGACTTTGAAAAATTTCTTGACACAAATGACAAGTGGATAGTTGAAAGGACAGGGATAAAAGAGAGGCATCTTGCCGGCGAAGACGAGAAATGCAGCGATCTTGCATTTAATGCGGCAGTCTTTGCCTTGAAGGATTCTGGTTTAGCACCTGAAGAGCTTGATATGGTCATAGTTGGAACATGTTCGCCGGACTCAGCGTTTCCCAGCGTTGCGAGCAAGGTACAGGGCAGACTCGGAGCTGTAAATGCGGGGGCATTCGATGTTCATGCCGGATGCACAGGAAGCCTTGCGGCGATGTCGGCTGGGATAGCAGGTATAGCCTGCGGCATGTGGGACAACGTACTTGTCATAGGCGCGGAAGTATTCAGGGACATTCTGGACTGGACTGACAGAGGTACCTGTATACTCTTCGGAGATGGCGCGGGAGCATGTGTTCTGAGTGTGTCATCAGAAAAAAAAGGCCGTTTTACCGCATCAAAGCTGATGTCTGATGGTACAAAACATAATTACATCACGCTTGAGGGAGAAAACAGAGATGATCCTCATAAAGTCAGAATGAAGGGCAATGACGTATTTAGATTTGTTAATACGGCGCTGCCTGTGTTTATAAAAGACTTTTGTCAAGACGCAGGTTTAACGCCAAACCAGGTAGATTTCTGGGTTTTACACCAGGCTAATACCAGGATAATAGAAG
Above is a window of Synergistaceae bacterium DNA encoding:
- the plsX gene encoding phosphate acyltransferase PlsX yields the protein MLIAVDAMGGDHAPEEPCQGAILACREKPHLSVALLGDSEKIKPIIERAEASVRSRISIVHTDEVINGDDSPSISIRRKKRSSLVVGFEMVKSGEADGIVSSGSTGAIAAGGVLLLGRIPGIDRPGLGAMLPVLNRTTLLMDVGGTVRCKPINLLQFAQMGSIYMKLFKGVENPSVRLLSNGEELIKGDEVITVARELIEASSLNFGGYAEGKDIPNGIADVIICDGFTGNVIIKFGEGLGELLNDLFKEEYTNHILPKVGVFFMWPAMKRVLGRFDWEKQGGSPVLGVNGTVIKVHGRSKCKPISYAIIGAANFAEQHGVDLIREGIARSGME
- a CDS encoding ketoacyl-ACP synthase III, encoding MKLIDGRFAMIAGTGKYIPERVMKNSDFEKFLDTNDKWIVERTGIKERHLAGEDEKCSDLAFNAAVFALKDSGLAPEELDMVIVGTCSPDSAFPSVASKVQGRLGAVNAGAFDVHAGCTGSLAAMSAGIAGIACGMWDNVLVIGAEVFRDILDWTDRGTCILFGDGAGACVLSVSSEKKGRFTASKLMSDGTKHNYITLEGENRDDPHKVRMKGNDVFRFVNTALPVFIKDFCQDAGLTPNQVDFWVLHQANTRIIEGVFKRIGVSTEKTLINLENYGNTSAASMMITLDEAMKSGRIRSGEKVAFVAFGAGMTLGALLYEA